From a region of the Besnoitia besnoiti strain Bb-Ger1 chromosome I, whole genome shotgun sequence genome:
- a CDS encoding casein kinase I (encoded by transcript BESB_005470), whose translation MLPVPLPGVARPFVLRCLPLVRARAACTAANSPCRVSAVAAVVTLEISSYASTASIRAARESAGGGGSGADGGPWDPGTGRHGFPRFSGAEEDNNGGKMGGGGGPGGGVARAGHHHQNHAGGTAANASPQLPAPPTVVNKVYRVGRKIGSGSFGCLYDGVDVRDGREVAIKLELASTKHPQLIYEAKIIRLLQGGVGVPVCYYYGDEGDWHVMVIDRLGHSLEDLFNLCKRRFSVETVLHLGIQMLDRIEYIHKHHCIHRDIKPDNFLVGRGENANVIYLIDFGLAKKFRDHTGRHIVYKEGKNLTGTARYASLATHLGVEQARRDDLEGLGYVLIYFLRGSLPWQGLKATSKRDKYSKITQTKMNVDINALCEGFPSCFAEFLSYCRALQFTDAPNCRYLRRLLTDALAERRSRKFAFDWAPLLPACCCCICRPAPVAASSLSPAPLGHHAALPAQPSLLPPQASSPCLVLHAHGTYAAAAASPRRAQPVSVAPAAPRAGGTHAGGARGCAAAAGAGSRLVLGPEEDERRSGTPNALSAAVRKEGDSRPFAAEADEDAKAAVNLRPRIGHTDQHGARYHVGKQSAGALAQPHTNGIHHGCCNGQICASPALLVSSLPFLRAPAQVANGAATASAQVQHPRLSSGLGSSPVVVRVGVAQSLGLELSAVAAVTAKTGGDDREPRPDFFAGQQKAQFHAVMH comes from the exons ATGCTCCCGGTACCGCTgcccggcgtcgctcgcccttTTGTTCTCCGTTGTCTCCCCCTAGTTCGAGCGCGAGCCGCCTGTACCGCTGCCAACTCTCCGtgtcgcgtctctgccgtcgccgccgtcgttaCTCTGGAAATCTCTTCGTACGCCTCCACGG CCTCGATTCGCGCCGCACGGGAGAGTGCCGGAGGGGGCGGCTCGGGCGCGGACGGAGGCCCCTGGGACCCGGGCACGGGACGGCACGGCTTTCCGCGATTCtcaggcgccgaggaggacaACAACGGAGGGAAAatgggggggggcggcgggcctggcggcggagtcgcgcgAGCCGGGCACCATCATCAAAACCACGCAGGCGGCACCGCCGcgaacgcgtcgccgcaACTCCCCGCGCCTCCCACGGTTGTGAACAAGGTTTACCGCGTCGGCCGAAAGATCGGCAGCGGGTCCTTCGGCTGCCTCTACGACGGCGTGGACGTCCGCGATGGCCGCGAAGTCGCCATCAAGCTCGAGCTTGCGAGCACCAAACACCCGCAGCTGATCTACGAAGCGAAAATCATTCGCCTCCTGCAGGGCGGAG TGGGCGTGCCTGTGTGCTACTACTACGGTGACGAAGGCGATTGGCACGTCATGGTGATCGATCGCCTCGGACACTCTCTGGAAGACCTCTTCAATCTATGCAAGAGGCGCTTTTCGGTCGAGACTGTCCTTCACCTTGGCATTCAGATG CTGGACCGCATCGAGTATATCCACAAGCATCACTGCATCCACCGAGACATCAAGCCCGACAACTTCTTGGTTggccgcggagaaaacgcaAACGTGATCTACTTGATCGATTTTGGCTTGGCGAAGAAATTCCGCGACCACACAGGCAGGCACATTGTTTACAAAGAGGGGAAAAACCTGACGGGTACAGCTCGGTacgcctctctcgcgaccCATCTAG GTGTGGAGCAAGCGCGACGCGATGACCTGGAAGGCCTGGGCTACGTCCTCATTTACTTTTTGCGAGGGTCGTTGCCGTGGCAAGGCCTGAAGGCGACGTCAAAGCGTGACAAATACAGCAAAATCACGCAGACCAAGATGAATGTCGATATCAATGCACTCTGTGAGGGTTTCCCATCATGCTTCGCAGAGTTCCTCTCGTACTGCCGAGCGCTTCAGTTCACTGACGCTCCCAACTGCAG ATACCTTCGTCGTTTACTGACAGATGCGCTTGCAgagcgccgctctcgcaaATTCGCCTTTGACTGGGCACCTCTGCTGCCGGCGTGTTGCTGTTGCATTtgtcgccctgcgccggtcgctgcgtcctctctctccccggcTCCTCTTGGTCACCACGCAGCTCTCCCTGCACAGccctcgcttcttccgcctcagGCTTCCTCGCCGTGCCTGGTGCTTCACGCACACGGCACctacgcggccgccgcggcgtctccgcggagggCACAGCCTGTCTCCGTGGCCCCCGCGGCTCCACGGGCGGGCGGGACCCACGCAGGGGGAGCGCGGggctgtgcggcggcggctggcgcgggCAGTCGCCTCGTGTTGGGCCCCGAAGAGGATgaacgccgcagcggcacgcCGAACGCGCTATCTGCGGCCGTCAGgaaggagggcgacagcCGTCCGTTCGCCgctgaagcagacgaggacgcgaaaGCGGCCGTGAACCTGCGCCCGCGAATCGGGCACACAGATCAGCACGGGGCTCGGTACCACGTCGGCAAGcagagcgccggcgcgctcgcccagCCGCACACGAATGGCATCCACCACGGCTGCTGCAACGGCCAAATATGTGCGTCGCCAGCCCTCCTGGTCTCCTCTCTACCTTTCCTCAGGGCCCCGGCACAGGTCGCAAATGGGGCGGCGACTGCCAGCGCGCAAGTTCAGCACCCCCGGCTGTCGTCGGGGTTGGGATCGAGTCCCGTCGTGGTCAGAGTCGGAGTCGCGCAGTCCCTCGGGCTCGAACTctcggcggtcgcggcggtcACGGCCAagacgggcggcgacgaTAGGGAGCCGCGACCGGATTTCTTTGCTGGACAACAAAAGGCGCAGTTCCATGCTGTGATGCACTAG
- a CDS encoding AP2 domain transcription factor AP2XII-5 (encoded by transcript BESB_005460), giving the protein MAGEEATAGSGTRISGNSEDTNKAQNAPVLVGSFPPSSASPQAPPTTARGTADRIEESGMPWTTADLVSLGASPSTSGSRVAMSCLSHLPQPPAEDAVPPSAPTPPLAAPDQEEGADSLPAAQSRADALKGSSPASSVSEGVSPAACLSNRSGCPAPESSRPNLSGLTQKLVSVDSRHGSSPPSLSQSPSIADADEVDTSKNDAVNQEVSKEVKEPASSTSAAAPPSGPVDVSPSVAASAEPREETEESSASASAPGSSCHVARVETPPPDEEEEMGSHSRSLSPSSYNAKLERCPKVVGVRFDKTQCRWLAGISINGRTMNKYFPVYKYGFDGARRMAVNHRLACLRNQGKAAAAAAAAAAAASAVGVEGDGRARRQLTGGERESSLPGASVDLRRDPSNSAGGLGCGRPAAGAASGGEGRWAPEKGGSEGSAGSTGAWNGRTRGVWRRRAPDDEDYDAAHGAAVDEDDEGSDEYDGRPGSSAPYAQSAGHGGRSRGGRGSRLGGWQIGRGGPRKGRGEDGARGGRGDDGEEEGGFEEDDKEDLHVRKRAAVLRGGSDDTGDRDDAEEDDEYDEDDSGGGRGDQEDDAYGPGSSRPATRGGWATRRGGRLRGKPSPLSSRGARAGGRPGNAGEDDEGDKKEDADGLPLGSSTRRGWGSGYGRGGRGRGGGGRGRGKGGALGKERLKGEDEEGDEEKDEGYCGMKGTGSAARGWPRRGLACRRGEGDREEDDGPDEEEELTGGSTEENAAFAERLLPWPRGLWWSRGNNRWFAAYVRDGIKRYKTYTPNKHGGMMRSYRLACTFLEEARMQEEQEAERRELQGEMQSYSYRNTSPLARYYARGRGGYTRMGYFRPAGGRGRGGRGGRATRGWEEREGEPEEGEEFKDDEDETRQDDRRSVGREAGAGGNEPTAQIHGGASAQLSAGEEEREEDEDGRLRKRRFGAEGGDDVGEVSNLYRVKEDIVAGQGSNRLGEPKEKKLRAEESEVSGGGVVEEAGELKQSSEQDDGEKKARSDSFTVKQDSESAEAPSSWGSSAGLNLRRRPVPSSPQGDGKMFTRGMLSAAHASVDPSASASRSPTSNSYGRQYGSSTASQTGGAASTSASSTTLLRSRRPWASPAPVAGAGGGDSWAREAAKLPLYAGMQYDAVSKCFRVKLQSHRRAFSVVRRGVREAHLLAVEALRNDGSLHEEDEGDFRAFSSGRNRRNGASGSGGRLGVSGSEERGRMRSSGRVQEALEGDDGYRDSRAPGMRGRDREEEGFYSGAGGGGGREGSFRDHSSSSTYGAHSSLSCGSSLGGGSSLGHGMVTRGGSYYGSPRSAGGAGGGASRYERGVEGSFSSSSRLYSTSGGDHHAGPCSNGLSGRRDGRAASQKGGGFPASSLFEDMEEDDDAFTPLGGLSLTKNAILICLSDLRDACLPLCFTTVAEREERRRMLQQHICHVQDAFRREIILPYLHLFECLLLLNQLPHEIEVAAQRILFSALDMHARAAVHTYFPNYFRNGEGRLGREDERGRGKAGGRGGGAVGAFDARVLGDELLMDDDEGF; this is encoded by the exons ATGGCGGGAGAAGAGGCAACGGCTGGCAGCGGAACGCGGATTTCCGGTAACTCTGAGGACACGAATAAGGCGCAGAACGCTCCGGTCCTCGTGGGTTCCtttccgccctcctcggcgtctccccaGGCACCGCCGACCACCGCTCGTGGGACAGCTGATCGAATAGAGGAGTCGGGAATGCCATGGACAACCGCGGACTTGGTGTCGTTAGGAGCGTCACCTAGCACGTCAGGTAGCCGCGTAGCCATGTCGTGCCTCTCTCACTTGCCACAGCCGCCGGCTGAGGACGCGGttccgccttccgcgcccaCGCCCCCTCTTGCTGCGCCGGAccaagaggaaggcgcggatTCCCTTCCTGCTGCTCAGTCGCGAGCGGATGCTCTGAAGGGCAGTTCCCctgcttcctccgtctcGGAGGGTGTATCGCCTGCTGCATGCCTGTCGAACCGTAGCGGGTGCCCTGCGCCAGAGTCTTCGCGGCCTAATCTGTCTGGGCTCACGCAGAAGCTCGTGTCGGTCGATTCCCGCCACGggtcgtctccgccctctctctctcaatCGCCGTCCatcgcagacgccgacgaagtGGACACATCGAAGAATGATGCAGTGAATCAGGAGGTTTCGAAAGAAGTGAAAGAGCCTGCTTCGTCaacctccgccgctgcccccccAAGCGGGCCTGTTGATGTCTCGCCAAGTGTGGCGGCTTCAGCAGagccgagagaagagacggaggagagctccgcatctgcgtcggcgcctggTTCGTCCTGCCACGTGGCGAGGGTTGAGACGCCGCCCccagatgaagaggaagagatGGGCAGCCACTcgcgttctctctcgccgtcctcgtaCAACGCCAAGTTGGAACGTTGCCCTAAAGTTGTTGGCGTCCGTTTCGACAAGACGCAGTGCCGGTGGCTGGCTGGAATCAGCATCAACGGTCGCACCATGAATAAATATTTTCCGGTGTATAAGTACGGCTTCGACGGAGCTCGACGGATGGCCGTCAACCACCGTCTCGCGTGCTTGAGAAACCAGGGCaaggctgcagctgcggcagcagcggcggcggcagcggcgtcggctgTAGGGGTGGAAGGGGATGgtcgggcgaggagacagctgacgggcggcgagagagagagttcTCTGCCGGGGGCAAGCGTCGATCTCCGAAGAGATCCGTCAAATAGCGCCGGCGGGCTtggctgcggcaggccgGCTGCTGGAGCCGCAtcaggcggcgaagggcggTGGGCGCCCGAGAAGGGAGGCTCCGaaggcagcgcaggcagtACTGGGGCTTGGAACGGTAGGACGCGAGGAGTGTGGCGGAGACGGGCGCCGGATGACGAAGACTACGATGCCGCCCACGGCGCTGCAGtagacgaggacgacgagggcagcgacgAATACGACGGACGCCCAGGGTCCTCTGCGCCTTACGCTCAGAGCGCCGGTCACGGGGGCAGAAGCCGAGGGGGACGAGGGAGTCGCCTAGGCGGCTGGCAAATAGGGCGCGGCGGTCCGCGAAAGGGACGGGGCGAGGACGGAGCGCGGGGCGgccgaggagacgacggcgaagaagaggggggcttcgaagaagacgacaaaGAGGATTTGCACGTGAGGAAACGGGCCGCAGttctccgcggaggcagtGACGATACAGGAgaccgcgacgacgccgaagaggatgATGAGTATGacgaagatgactccggtgGCGGCCGAGGCGATCAAGAAGATGATGCCTATGGTCCCGGCTCAAGCcggccggcgacgcgaggcggctgGGCAACAAGGCGGGGCGGGCGTCTTCGGGGCAAACCGTCTCCGTTGtcctcccgcggcgcgagggcgggtgGC CGCCCGGGAaacgccggcgaggacgacgagggcgacaagAAAGAAGACGCTGACGGACTCCCTCTGGGCTCGTCGACGCGCCGGGGCTGGGGTAGCGGGTACGGccggggcggccgcggtcgcggcggcggcggccgcgggcgggggAAAGGAGGAGCCCTGGGGAAAGAGCGCCTAaaaggagaggacgaagaaggagatgaggagaaagacgaaggcTACTGCGGCATGAAAGGAACGGGGAGTGCGGCTCGTGGAtggccgcggcgcggtctCGCGTGCCGAcgtggagagggagacagggaagaagacgacggacccgatgaggaggaggagctgacTGGCGGAAGCACCGAAGAAAATGCCGCGTTCGCGGAGAGACTTCTTCCGTGGCCTCGAG GTCTGTGGTGGTCGCGTGGCAACAACCGCTGGTTCGCAGCATATGTGCGTGACGGTATCAAGCGGTACAAGACTTATACCCCGAATAAGCACGGCGGCATGATGCGCTCGTATCGTCTGGCGTGCACTTTCTTGGAAGAGGCTCGGATGCAAGAGGAGCAAGAAGCAGAACGCAGAGAGCTCCAGGGCGAAATGCAGTCGTACTCTTACCGAAATACGTCTCCGCTGGCGCGGTATtacgcgagaggcagaggtgGCTACACGCGGATGGGCTACTTTCGGCCGGCAGGAGGacgggggagaggcgggcggggcggccgcgcgacccGAGGCTGGGAAGAGCGAGAGGGTGAaccagaagaaggagaggagtTCAAGGatgacgaagacgagacgcggCAGGACGACCGCAGAAGTGTCGGCAGGGAGGCCGGAGCGGGGGGCAACGAGCCCACCGCGCAGATACACGGAGGTGCCTCGGCGCAGCTCAGtgcgggggaggaggagcgggaagaagacgaggacggcaGACTGCGGAAACGCAGATTcggggcggagggcggagacgacgtAGGCGAGGTCTCGAATTTGTACCGCGTCAAGGAAGACATTGTGGCGGGACAAGGCAGCAACCGCCTCGGCGAGCCGAAAGAAAAGAAGCTCCGAGCGGAGGAGAGTGAGGTGTCTGGTGGGGGGgtcgtcgaggaggcgggggagcTCAAGCAGAGCAGCGAACAAGACgatggagagaagaaggcgagaagcgacTCATTCACGGTGAAGCAGGACAGCGAGTCTGCAGAGGCACCTAGTTCCTGGGGTTCCAGCGCAGGCCTCAATCTCCGGCGGCGACCTGTCCCATCCTCTCCGCAGGGGGACGGCAAGATGTTTACCCGAGGGATGTTgtccgccgcgcatgcgtctgtgGATCCTagtgcctctgcgtctcggaGTCCCACGAGCAACAGCTACGGCCGTCAGTATGGCTCCTCAACGGCTTCGCAGACCGGGGGCGCCGCGTCAACCAGTGCATCGTCTAcgacgctgctgcggagTCGCCGCCCGTGGGCCTCTCCGGCGCCGGTGGCGGGCGCAGGGGGCGGGGACAGttgggcgcgcgaggcagcgaagctTCCGCTGTACGCGGGCATGCAGTACGACGCTGTCTCAAAGTGTTTCCGTGTGAAGCTCCAAAGTCACCGCAGAGCTTTCTCCgtcgttcgccgcggcgtgagGGAGGCGcatctcctcgccgtcgaggcGTTGAGAAACGACGGATCACTgcacgaggaagacgaaggagatTTCCGCGCTTTCTCCAGCGGCCGAAACCGCCGGAACGGTGCCtctggcagcggcggccggctGGGGGTCTCCGGGAGTgaggagcgaggccgcaTGCGGTCTTCAGGCCGCGTGCAAGAAGCCCTTGAAGGCGATGACGGCTATCGAGACAGCCGGGCGCCGGGGATGAGAGGAAGGGatagagaagaagaagggtTTTATTCGGGTGCGGGAGGTGGGGGTGGTCGGGAAGGGTCCTTCCGCGATCACTCGTCATCGTCCACCTACGGCGCGCATTCTTCTTTGTCCTGCGGCTCCTCCCTCGGCGGGGGGTCGAGCCTGGGGCACGGGATGGTCACCCGAGGAGGCAGTTACTACGGGAGCCCCCGGTCcgcggggggggcaggggggggcgCCAGCCGTTACGAGAGAGGAGTGGAGGGCTCATTttcatcttcttctcgtTTGTATTCCACGTCGGGCGGCGACCATCATGCGGGGCCTTGTTCGAATGGTCTTTcggggcgccgcgacggcagagCGGCCTCGCAGAAGGGCGGGGGCTTCCCAGCCTCTTCCTTGTTCGAGGACatggaggaagacgacgacgcgttCACGCCGCTGGGAGGGTTGTCTCTGACGAAGAACGCGATTCTGATCTGCCTGAGCGACTTGCGGGACGCGTGTCTTCCGCTGTGCTTCACGACGGTTGctgagcgcgaggagagacgacggaTGCTCCAGCAGCACATCTGCCACGTCCAGGATGCGTTTCGCAGGGAGATCATCCTCCCCTACCTCCACCTTTTTGAGTGTCTGCTCCTTCTCAACCAGCTTCCGCACGAAATCGaagtcgcggcgcagcgcatTCTGTTCAGCGCCCTCGACATGCACGCTCGGGCAGCAGTCCACACGTACTTCCCAAACTACTTCCGGAACGGCGAAGGGCGCCTCGGCCGGGAGgacgagagagggcgaggcaaagcggggggacgcggagggggggcggtGGGAGCGTTTGACGCGAGGGTCCTCGGGGACGAGCTCTTGATGGACGATGACGAGGGTTTTTAA